The region ACCAACAGGCAACTGTATGGTTCGCGTCTATTTTCTCGAGCGGAGGATTCTCGTTCCAACAGCGCTCAAAAGCGAACTTACAGCGCGGCGCAAAGGGGCAATAGGTAGGTTTTTCATATAACACCGGTGGTAATCCCTCGATTGACTCCAGTCGCTTTCGCCGCTCCTCATCCAAACGAGGCAGGCTGCCCAACAACCCAATGGTATAGGGATGTTGAGGATGAGCATACAATTCCTTTACTGAGGCTTCCTCAATGATATATCCTCCATACATTACTGCAACGCGCTGGGCTATACCGGCAATGATACCCAGGTCATGAGTAATCCAGATGATCGACATGCCGATTTCATCCCGGAGGCGCTTAACCAGGTCAACGATTTGGGCTTGAATGGTCACATCCAACGCAGTGGTCGGCTCATCGGCGATCAAGACATTGGGATTACAAGCCAGAGCCATAGCAATCATCACCCGCTGGCGCATTCCGCCAGAAAACTGGTGCGGGTAATCGTTGATGCGCTCCTTTGCCCGCGGGATACCGACCATTTCTAACAGCTCTATCACCCGTTGGGTGGCTTCTCTCTTACTCATCCCCAGGTGAATCTCTAACGGTTCGGAGACTTGTCGTCCAATTGTCAATACCGGATTGAACGAGGTCATGGGGTCTTGAAAGACCATGCTGATCTGCGCTCCGCGCACATGGCGAATTTCATCCTCGCTCATCTGGAGTAGATCTTTTCCC is a window of Anaerolineae bacterium DNA encoding:
- a CDS encoding Oligopeptide transport system permease protein OppB; its protein translation is MADAILDVQGLETQFKTTNGTIYAVNGVSFYLKEGETLGVVGESGCGKSVTVLSMLHLIPSPPGKITAGKAFFWGKDLLQMSEDEIRHVRGAQISMVFQDPMTSFNPVLTIGRQVSEPLEIHLGMSKREATQRVIELLEMVGIPRAKERINDYPHQFSGGMRQRVMIAMALACNPNVLIADEPTTALDVTIQAQIVDLVKRLRDEIGMSIIWITHDLGIIAGIAQRVAVMYGGYIIEEASVKELYAHPQHPYTIGLLGSLPRLDEERRKRLESIEGLPPVLYEKPTYCPFAPRCKFAFERCWNENPPLEKIDANHTVACWYNVEEGKAR